A window of Carassius carassius chromosome 44, fCarCar2.1, whole genome shotgun sequence contains these coding sequences:
- the LOC132126088 gene encoding lysine-specific demethylase 5B-like isoform X2 codes for MTHSRPNEFIPPPECPVFEPSWEEFADPFGFINKIRPIAENTGICKIRPPPGWQPPFACDVDRLHFTPRIQRLNELEAQTRVKLNFLDQIAKFWELQGCTLKIPHAERKTLDLYVLYKLVKEEGGFDVVCKERRWTQIALKMGFAPGKAVGSHLRAHYERILYPYYLFQTGANLMNSQKPTLTNNTKDKEYKPHDLLERQSVQPAETCTIARRAKRTKGRCFKSEPGEVCEKPNLRRRMGSYVAKPEPVKEIPMQVKEEPIEQQVEGEKSKVEQYICLVCGGGGDEDRLLLCDGCDDSYHTFCLIPPLHDVPKGDWRCPKCLAQECGKPPVAFGFEQASRDYTLRTFGDMADSFKSDYFNMPVHMVPTELVEKEFWRLVSTIEEDVTVEYGADIASKDFGSGFPVKNGTFKVSAEEEGYLSSGWNLNNMPVLDASVLTHVTADICGMKLPWLYVGMCFSSFCWHIEDHWSYSINYLHWGEPKTWYGAPGYAAEQLENVMKSLAPELFESQPDLLHQLVTIMNPNVLMEHGVPIYRTNQCAGEFVITFPRAYHSGFNQGFNFAEAVNFCTADWMPLGRQCIEHYRSLNRYCVFSHDEMTCNIATKADSLELELASAVQKDMCAMILEEKMLREKVYKLGVWHSQQVDYDLLPDEERQCAKCRTTCYLSAITCPCSPDQLVCLHHIEDLCSCPARSYMLNYKYTLAELKPLFQALTARAESYEDWASKVNKILEADQDNKSDMEELRSLVVEAEKKSYPETDLLSHLRQVIQNADRCTSMAQQLLNGKRQTRYRSGGGKSQNQLTVEELRSFVNQLYDLPCTIRQAPFLKALLNRVEQFQQQSSDLLAEDMPGSSALQNLLDEGAGLDVELPQLVVLRQRLEQARWVEAVQEASDQPADLSLDCMRRLIDQGVGLTPHVCVERTMARLQELLTVCEHWEEKAHNMLTARPRHSIETLETAIQEVDSIPAYLPGCLQLKDCVNQAKEWIMEADALQAGGRIPGLAALSELVSRARSIPVMLEPLSRLESLISEVQTWKESAVKTFLLRNSSHSLLEVLCPRCENGPQKSKSKKTKDVSVPCKKVEVKLDSLFDVEKALSTSKETVSAMATLSEVHQKELESLSMLRTSNESKFQSSPSCLAPTVCLCHTVPAGPMLQCELCRDAYHSGCVPGFKDIQTGLPWLCPLCKRSEKPPLDKVLPLLASLQRIRVRLPEGDALRYVIERTVRWQHKVQLVSPTQHPNGKTRHIPGTASSPTLVGSNSSFYMLQPCIPLNELSTELEELLVEGLLMQVTLPELQQLYSSLLNRFSPSQHSLQSSEHDHQYHIAQERSPPHRSPSHNKGQDGIPETKKEPERLEKNSKRRLEKENMEGQNRDKIKKPKKKKPKMNKERRREEKRTTSPSNSLSDLSYSDDSEEDWSVCSAKHCQQPEGNEVNWVQCDGSCNQWFHQICVGVSAEQAENEDYICVNCSISDLTE; via the exons GGTTGGCAGCCACCATTTGCCTGTGATGTGGACAGACTGCATTTTACGCCACGCATTCAGAGGCTCAACGAGTTAGAG GCCCAGACCAGAGTGAAGCTCAACTTCCTGGACCAGATAGCAAAGTTCTGGGAACTGCAGGGTTGTACATTGAAAATTCCTCATGCTGAGCGCAAAACTCTGGACTTGTATGTGCTTTACAAG CTGGTCAAAGAGGAGGGAGGCTTTGACGTGGTCTGTAAAGAGCGGAGATGGACCCAGATCGCACTGAAGATGGGCTTTGCTCCCGGCAAAGCAGTTGGCTCTCACCTTCGTGCTCACTATGAGAGGATTCTCTACCCATATTATTTGTTCCAGACAGGAGCTAATCTTATG AACTCTCAGAAGCCAACTCTGACTAATAACACCAAAGACAAGGAGTACAAACCCCACGACCTGCTCGAGCGTCAGTCAGTGCAACCAGCGGAAACCTGTACTATCGCCCGCAGAGCTAAACGGACCAAG GGCCGCTGTTTTAAATCCGAACCGGGTGAGGTGTGCGAAAAACCCAACCTGAGGAGGAGAATGGGCTCATATGTGGCAAAACCAGAACCAG TAAAGGAAATTCCAATGCAGGTGAAAGAAGAACCCATTGAGCAGCAAGTTGAAGGTGAAAAATCAAAG GTGGAGCAGTACATATGCTTGGTATGTGGGGGTGGAGGTGATGAAGATAGACTCTTGCTTTGTGATGGGTGTGACGACAGTTATCACACCTTCTGTCTGATCCCACCCCTCCATGACGTCCCCAAAGGTGACTGGAGATGCCCCAAGTGCCTGGCTCAG GAGTGTGGTAAGCCACCGGTGGCGTTTGGGTTTGAGCAGGCGTCCAGAGACTACACCCTTCGCACCTTTGGAGATATGGCTGACTCTTTCAAGTCTGACTACTTTAACATGCCTGTTCAT ATGGTTCCCACAGAGCTGGTGGAGAAGGAGTTTTGGAGGCTGGTTAGCACTATTGAGGAGGATGTCACTGTAGAATATGGGGCGGATATTGCTTCAAAGGATTTTGGAAGTGGATTCCCTGTTAAGAACGGCACATTTAAGgtctcagcagaggaggag GGTTATCTGAGCAGTGGCTGGAACCTCAACAACATGCCAGTTTTGGATGCATCTGTGCTGACTCATGTCACGGCAGACATCTGTGGGATGAAGCTCCCATGGCTTTATGTGGGCATGTGCTTCTCCTCCTTCTGCTGGCACATTGAGGACCATTGGAGCTATTCCATCAACTATCTGCACTG GGGAGAGCCAAAGACGTGGTATGGTGCTCCTGGATATGCTGCTGAGCAGTTGGAGAATGTGATGAAGAGCCTGGCCCCTGAGCTCTTTGAGTCTCAGCCAGACCTGCTGCACCAGCTGGTCACCATAATGAACCCAAATGTTCTCATGGAGCATGGAGTACCA aTTTACCGTACAAACCAGTGTGCTGGCGAGTTTGTCATTACCTTCCCAAGGGCCTATCACAGTGGTTTCAACCAGGGCTTCAACTTTGCTGAGGCAGTCAACTTCTGCACTGCAGACTGG ATGCCTCTTGGTCGCCAGTGTATCGAGCACTACCGGTCCCTCAACAGATACTGTGTTTTCTCTCACGATGAGATGACCTGTAATATTGCCACCAAGGCAGACTCTCTAGAGTTAGAACTGGCCTCTGCTGTCCAGAAGGACATGTGTGCCATGATTCTGGAAGAGAAGATGCTCCGTGAGAAAGTCTATAAACTG GGTGTGTGGCACTCCCAACAGGTTGACTATGATTTGCTGCCAGATGAGGAAAGGCAGTGTGCTAAGTGCCGGACCACCTGTTACCTGTCTGCCATCACCTGTCCCTGTAGCCCCGACCAGCTGGTCTGTCTACATCACATCGAGGACCTCTGCTCTTGCCCTGCTAGAAGCTATATGCTCAA CTATAAATATACACTCGCCGAACTGAAGCCATTGTTCCAGGCTTTGACGGCTCGTGCTGAGTCCTATGAAGACTGGGCATCTAAAGTTAACAAGATTTTGGAAGCGGATCAAGATAATAAAAGTG ATATGGAGGAGCTTCGTTCATTGGTAGTAGAAGCAGAGAAGAAGTCATACCCTGAGACTGATTTGCTAAGTCACCTGCGTCAAGTCATTCAGAATGCAGATAGATGTACCTCAATGGCCCAACAACTCCTCAATGGCAAGAGACAGACAAG ATATCGTTCCGGTGGGGGAAAGTCTCAGAACCAGCTCACTGTGGAGGAACTGAGGTCGTTTGTCAATCAGCTGTATGACCTGCCCTGTACCATCCGACAGGCCCCTTTCTTAAAG GCTCTTTTGAACCGCGTCGAACAGTTCCAGCAACAGAGCTCAGATCTCCTTGCAGAGGACATGCCTGGTTCATCTGCTCTTCAAAACCTCCTAGATGAAGGTGCAGGCTTGGATGTGGAGTTGCCTCAGCTGGTGGTGTTGAGACAGAGGCTGGAGCAGGCCCGCTGGGTGGAGGCCGTTCAGGAAGCCAGCGATCAGCCAGCCGACCTCAGTCTAGACTGCATGAGGAGGCTCATAGATCAAGGAGTGGGCCTGACACCGCATGTCTGTGTGGAAAGAACCATGGCCCGCCTGCAGGAGCTGCTCACTGTCTGTGAACACTGGGAAGAAAAGGCCCATAACATGCTCACTGCTAG ACCCCGGCATAGTATTGAGACTCTTGAGACAGCTATACAGGAAGTTGACAGCATCCCAGCATACCTGCCCGGCTGTCTTCAACTTAAGGACTGTGTAAACCAGGCCAAAGAGTGGATAATGGAAGCCGATGCTCTTCAG GCTGGAGGCCGAATTCCAGGTCTCGCTGCCCTATCTGAACTTGTGTCAAGAGCCAGAAGTATTCCGGTAATGCTGGAACCACTGTCTCGACTGGAAAGTTTAATATCAGAGGTACAGACCTGGAAGGAAAGTGCAGTTAAAACTTTCCTATTGAGGAACTCATCCCATTCTCTCCTCGAG GTTTTGTGTCCTAGGTGTGAGAACGGACCGCAGAAGTCAAAGTCTAAAAAAACCAAGGATGTCTCGGTACCCTGCAAGAAAGTTGAAGTAAAACTAGACTCCCTTTTTGATGTGGAGAAGGCGCTTTCTACGAGCAAAGAGACCGTTTCAGCA ATGGCCACTCTCAGCGAGGTGCATCAGAAAGAGCTGGAGAGCCTGTCTATGTTGAGGACCTCAAATGAATCAAAGTTTCAGTCTTCACCCAGCTGTTTGGCCCCCACAGTGTGCCTGTGCCACACTGTCCCAGCAGGCCCTATGCTACAGTGTGAACTCTGTCGAGACGCCTACCACAGCGGCTGTGTGCCAGGGTTCAAGGACATCCAGACAGGGCTACCATGGTTATGCCCGCTCTGCAAGCGCTCCGAAAAGCCGCCCCTGGATAAGGTGCTTCCCCTGCTTGCTTCCTTACAGCGGATTCGGGTTCGGCTTCCAGAAGGCGATGCCCTACGATATGTGATTGAGAGAACGGTGCGCTGGCAACACAAAGTGCAGCTGGTTTCTCCTACGCAGCATCCAAATGGAAAA ACCAGACATATTCCTGGAACAGCATCATCTCCGACACTGGTAGGGAGCAACAGCTCTTTTTACATGCTGCAGCCATGTATTCCTCTCAATG AACTCAGTACTGAGTTGGAGGAGCTGTTGGTAGAAGGTCTTCTGATGCAGGTGACTTTACCTGAGCTCCAGCAGCTTTACAGCAGCCTGCTCAACAGGTTTTCACCATCCCAGCACTCCCTGCAGAGCAGCGAACATGATCACCAGTATCACATTGCTCAAGAGAGAAGTCCACCTCACAGGAGCCCCTCGCACAACAAAGGACAG GATGGCATTCCAGAGACCAAGAAGGAACCGGAGAGGCTTGAGAAGAACAGCAAACGGCGTCTAGAGAAGGAGAACATGGAAGGGCAAAACAGAGACAAGATAAAGAAGCCCAAGAAAAAGAAGCCTAAAATGAACAAAgaaaggagaagagaggagaaacGAACCACCTCCCCCTCCAACTCCCTTTCTGACCTATCGTATTCCGACGACTCGGAGGAGGATTGGTCTGTGTGCTCGGCAAAGCATTGTCAACAGCCAGAAGGAAATGAG GTAAACTGGGTTCAGTGCGATGGCAGCTGTAACCAGTGGTTCCACCAGATTTGTGTGGGAGTGTCTGCTGAGCAGGCTGAAAATGAGGACTACATCTGCGTCAACTGCTCAATAAGCGATTTGACAGAATGA
- the LOC132126088 gene encoding lysine-specific demethylase 5B-like isoform X1 has product MTHSRPNEFIPPPECPVFEPSWEEFADPFGFINKIRPIAENTGICKIRPPPGWQPPFACDVDRLHFTPRIQRLNELEAQTRVKLNFLDQIAKFWELQGCTLKIPHAERKTLDLYVLYKLVKEEGGFDVVCKERRWTQIALKMGFAPGKAVGSHLRAHYERILYPYYLFQTGANLMNSQKPTLTNNTKDKEYKPHDLLERQSVQPAETCTIARRAKRTKGRCFKSEPGEVCEKPNLRRRMGSYVAKPEPGEDPTLLQDPPFHETYFIGMSRFKLKEIPMQVKEEPIEQQVEGEKSKVEQYICLVCGGGGDEDRLLLCDGCDDSYHTFCLIPPLHDVPKGDWRCPKCLAQECGKPPVAFGFEQASRDYTLRTFGDMADSFKSDYFNMPVHMVPTELVEKEFWRLVSTIEEDVTVEYGADIASKDFGSGFPVKNGTFKVSAEEEGYLSSGWNLNNMPVLDASVLTHVTADICGMKLPWLYVGMCFSSFCWHIEDHWSYSINYLHWGEPKTWYGAPGYAAEQLENVMKSLAPELFESQPDLLHQLVTIMNPNVLMEHGVPIYRTNQCAGEFVITFPRAYHSGFNQGFNFAEAVNFCTADWMPLGRQCIEHYRSLNRYCVFSHDEMTCNIATKADSLELELASAVQKDMCAMILEEKMLREKVYKLGVWHSQQVDYDLLPDEERQCAKCRTTCYLSAITCPCSPDQLVCLHHIEDLCSCPARSYMLNYKYTLAELKPLFQALTARAESYEDWASKVNKILEADQDNKSDMEELRSLVVEAEKKSYPETDLLSHLRQVIQNADRCTSMAQQLLNGKRQTRYRSGGGKSQNQLTVEELRSFVNQLYDLPCTIRQAPFLKALLNRVEQFQQQSSDLLAEDMPGSSALQNLLDEGAGLDVELPQLVVLRQRLEQARWVEAVQEASDQPADLSLDCMRRLIDQGVGLTPHVCVERTMARLQELLTVCEHWEEKAHNMLTARPRHSIETLETAIQEVDSIPAYLPGCLQLKDCVNQAKEWIMEADALQAGGRIPGLAALSELVSRARSIPVMLEPLSRLESLISEVQTWKESAVKTFLLRNSSHSLLEVLCPRCENGPQKSKSKKTKDVSVPCKKVEVKLDSLFDVEKALSTSKETVSAMATLSEVHQKELESLSMLRTSNESKFQSSPSCLAPTVCLCHTVPAGPMLQCELCRDAYHSGCVPGFKDIQTGLPWLCPLCKRSEKPPLDKVLPLLASLQRIRVRLPEGDALRYVIERTVRWQHKVQLVSPTQHPNGKTRHIPGTASSPTLVGSNSSFYMLQPCIPLNELSTELEELLVEGLLMQVTLPELQQLYSSLLNRFSPSQHSLQSSEHDHQYHIAQERSPPHRSPSHNKGQDGIPETKKEPERLEKNSKRRLEKENMEGQNRDKIKKPKKKKPKMNKERRREEKRTTSPSNSLSDLSYSDDSEEDWSVCSAKHCQQPEGNEVNWVQCDGSCNQWFHQICVGVSAEQAENEDYICVNCSISDLTE; this is encoded by the exons GGTTGGCAGCCACCATTTGCCTGTGATGTGGACAGACTGCATTTTACGCCACGCATTCAGAGGCTCAACGAGTTAGAG GCCCAGACCAGAGTGAAGCTCAACTTCCTGGACCAGATAGCAAAGTTCTGGGAACTGCAGGGTTGTACATTGAAAATTCCTCATGCTGAGCGCAAAACTCTGGACTTGTATGTGCTTTACAAG CTGGTCAAAGAGGAGGGAGGCTTTGACGTGGTCTGTAAAGAGCGGAGATGGACCCAGATCGCACTGAAGATGGGCTTTGCTCCCGGCAAAGCAGTTGGCTCTCACCTTCGTGCTCACTATGAGAGGATTCTCTACCCATATTATTTGTTCCAGACAGGAGCTAATCTTATG AACTCTCAGAAGCCAACTCTGACTAATAACACCAAAGACAAGGAGTACAAACCCCACGACCTGCTCGAGCGTCAGTCAGTGCAACCAGCGGAAACCTGTACTATCGCCCGCAGAGCTAAACGGACCAAG GGCCGCTGTTTTAAATCCGAACCGGGTGAGGTGTGCGAAAAACCCAACCTGAGGAGGAGAATGGGCTCATATGTGGCAAAACCAGAACCAG GCGAAGACCCAACTCTTCTGCAAGACCCCCCTTTCCATGAAACATATTTTATTGGAATGTCCCGATTTAAAT TAAAGGAAATTCCAATGCAGGTGAAAGAAGAACCCATTGAGCAGCAAGTTGAAGGTGAAAAATCAAAG GTGGAGCAGTACATATGCTTGGTATGTGGGGGTGGAGGTGATGAAGATAGACTCTTGCTTTGTGATGGGTGTGACGACAGTTATCACACCTTCTGTCTGATCCCACCCCTCCATGACGTCCCCAAAGGTGACTGGAGATGCCCCAAGTGCCTGGCTCAG GAGTGTGGTAAGCCACCGGTGGCGTTTGGGTTTGAGCAGGCGTCCAGAGACTACACCCTTCGCACCTTTGGAGATATGGCTGACTCTTTCAAGTCTGACTACTTTAACATGCCTGTTCAT ATGGTTCCCACAGAGCTGGTGGAGAAGGAGTTTTGGAGGCTGGTTAGCACTATTGAGGAGGATGTCACTGTAGAATATGGGGCGGATATTGCTTCAAAGGATTTTGGAAGTGGATTCCCTGTTAAGAACGGCACATTTAAGgtctcagcagaggaggag GGTTATCTGAGCAGTGGCTGGAACCTCAACAACATGCCAGTTTTGGATGCATCTGTGCTGACTCATGTCACGGCAGACATCTGTGGGATGAAGCTCCCATGGCTTTATGTGGGCATGTGCTTCTCCTCCTTCTGCTGGCACATTGAGGACCATTGGAGCTATTCCATCAACTATCTGCACTG GGGAGAGCCAAAGACGTGGTATGGTGCTCCTGGATATGCTGCTGAGCAGTTGGAGAATGTGATGAAGAGCCTGGCCCCTGAGCTCTTTGAGTCTCAGCCAGACCTGCTGCACCAGCTGGTCACCATAATGAACCCAAATGTTCTCATGGAGCATGGAGTACCA aTTTACCGTACAAACCAGTGTGCTGGCGAGTTTGTCATTACCTTCCCAAGGGCCTATCACAGTGGTTTCAACCAGGGCTTCAACTTTGCTGAGGCAGTCAACTTCTGCACTGCAGACTGG ATGCCTCTTGGTCGCCAGTGTATCGAGCACTACCGGTCCCTCAACAGATACTGTGTTTTCTCTCACGATGAGATGACCTGTAATATTGCCACCAAGGCAGACTCTCTAGAGTTAGAACTGGCCTCTGCTGTCCAGAAGGACATGTGTGCCATGATTCTGGAAGAGAAGATGCTCCGTGAGAAAGTCTATAAACTG GGTGTGTGGCACTCCCAACAGGTTGACTATGATTTGCTGCCAGATGAGGAAAGGCAGTGTGCTAAGTGCCGGACCACCTGTTACCTGTCTGCCATCACCTGTCCCTGTAGCCCCGACCAGCTGGTCTGTCTACATCACATCGAGGACCTCTGCTCTTGCCCTGCTAGAAGCTATATGCTCAA CTATAAATATACACTCGCCGAACTGAAGCCATTGTTCCAGGCTTTGACGGCTCGTGCTGAGTCCTATGAAGACTGGGCATCTAAAGTTAACAAGATTTTGGAAGCGGATCAAGATAATAAAAGTG ATATGGAGGAGCTTCGTTCATTGGTAGTAGAAGCAGAGAAGAAGTCATACCCTGAGACTGATTTGCTAAGTCACCTGCGTCAAGTCATTCAGAATGCAGATAGATGTACCTCAATGGCCCAACAACTCCTCAATGGCAAGAGACAGACAAG ATATCGTTCCGGTGGGGGAAAGTCTCAGAACCAGCTCACTGTGGAGGAACTGAGGTCGTTTGTCAATCAGCTGTATGACCTGCCCTGTACCATCCGACAGGCCCCTTTCTTAAAG GCTCTTTTGAACCGCGTCGAACAGTTCCAGCAACAGAGCTCAGATCTCCTTGCAGAGGACATGCCTGGTTCATCTGCTCTTCAAAACCTCCTAGATGAAGGTGCAGGCTTGGATGTGGAGTTGCCTCAGCTGGTGGTGTTGAGACAGAGGCTGGAGCAGGCCCGCTGGGTGGAGGCCGTTCAGGAAGCCAGCGATCAGCCAGCCGACCTCAGTCTAGACTGCATGAGGAGGCTCATAGATCAAGGAGTGGGCCTGACACCGCATGTCTGTGTGGAAAGAACCATGGCCCGCCTGCAGGAGCTGCTCACTGTCTGTGAACACTGGGAAGAAAAGGCCCATAACATGCTCACTGCTAG ACCCCGGCATAGTATTGAGACTCTTGAGACAGCTATACAGGAAGTTGACAGCATCCCAGCATACCTGCCCGGCTGTCTTCAACTTAAGGACTGTGTAAACCAGGCCAAAGAGTGGATAATGGAAGCCGATGCTCTTCAG GCTGGAGGCCGAATTCCAGGTCTCGCTGCCCTATCTGAACTTGTGTCAAGAGCCAGAAGTATTCCGGTAATGCTGGAACCACTGTCTCGACTGGAAAGTTTAATATCAGAGGTACAGACCTGGAAGGAAAGTGCAGTTAAAACTTTCCTATTGAGGAACTCATCCCATTCTCTCCTCGAG GTTTTGTGTCCTAGGTGTGAGAACGGACCGCAGAAGTCAAAGTCTAAAAAAACCAAGGATGTCTCGGTACCCTGCAAGAAAGTTGAAGTAAAACTAGACTCCCTTTTTGATGTGGAGAAGGCGCTTTCTACGAGCAAAGAGACCGTTTCAGCA ATGGCCACTCTCAGCGAGGTGCATCAGAAAGAGCTGGAGAGCCTGTCTATGTTGAGGACCTCAAATGAATCAAAGTTTCAGTCTTCACCCAGCTGTTTGGCCCCCACAGTGTGCCTGTGCCACACTGTCCCAGCAGGCCCTATGCTACAGTGTGAACTCTGTCGAGACGCCTACCACAGCGGCTGTGTGCCAGGGTTCAAGGACATCCAGACAGGGCTACCATGGTTATGCCCGCTCTGCAAGCGCTCCGAAAAGCCGCCCCTGGATAAGGTGCTTCCCCTGCTTGCTTCCTTACAGCGGATTCGGGTTCGGCTTCCAGAAGGCGATGCCCTACGATATGTGATTGAGAGAACGGTGCGCTGGCAACACAAAGTGCAGCTGGTTTCTCCTACGCAGCATCCAAATGGAAAA ACCAGACATATTCCTGGAACAGCATCATCTCCGACACTGGTAGGGAGCAACAGCTCTTTTTACATGCTGCAGCCATGTATTCCTCTCAATG AACTCAGTACTGAGTTGGAGGAGCTGTTGGTAGAAGGTCTTCTGATGCAGGTGACTTTACCTGAGCTCCAGCAGCTTTACAGCAGCCTGCTCAACAGGTTTTCACCATCCCAGCACTCCCTGCAGAGCAGCGAACATGATCACCAGTATCACATTGCTCAAGAGAGAAGTCCACCTCACAGGAGCCCCTCGCACAACAAAGGACAG GATGGCATTCCAGAGACCAAGAAGGAACCGGAGAGGCTTGAGAAGAACAGCAAACGGCGTCTAGAGAAGGAGAACATGGAAGGGCAAAACAGAGACAAGATAAAGAAGCCCAAGAAAAAGAAGCCTAAAATGAACAAAgaaaggagaagagaggagaaacGAACCACCTCCCCCTCCAACTCCCTTTCTGACCTATCGTATTCCGACGACTCGGAGGAGGATTGGTCTGTGTGCTCGGCAAAGCATTGTCAACAGCCAGAAGGAAATGAG GTAAACTGGGTTCAGTGCGATGGCAGCTGTAACCAGTGGTTCCACCAGATTTGTGTGGGAGTGTCTGCTGAGCAGGCTGAAAATGAGGACTACATCTGCGTCAACTGCTCAATAAGCGATTTGACAGAATGA